The Brassica napus cultivar Da-Ae chromosome C1, Da-Ae, whole genome shotgun sequence DNA segment AGTAATAATGTTCAGgaaaactttccttatgaaAGTTATCCTTCCACTGTCGACATTGGCGCCTCAGAAATCCCTCCTTTTAGTTCCCAACAGTCTGAGGCTCCATCCCAACCTCAGGACACACCTGTGGAGCGTATGGTGAGAAGGAAATGGACGCCGCGTGATGACGAGGTTGTGATTAGTGCGTGGATTAACACATCAAAGGACGCCGTTGTCGGAAATTCTATGAAGTTACAGACCTTCTGGAAACGCGTTGATGACTACTTTGCAGCAACTCTTCATGAGAAGATAGAGAATGTTCATTGTAAGCAGAGGTGGAACAAAATCAATGATCAGACGAACAAGTTCTGTGCCGCATTCGCTGCTGCAGAGAGACAAATAACCAGCGGTCAGAGTGACAATGACGTCCTAAAGCTGGCTCATGAAATCTTCTACTCTGATCAGGGTCAGAAGTTTACCCTCGAGCACGCGTGGTGTGTCCTGCGGCATGAACAAAAGTGGATAAGCCTTAACACACCTACGCCCACCGGTTCAAAGAGAAAGAGTGGGGAGGTCAGTTCCCAAACTTCAAGCGCAGCTGTGGGTGAGGTCAGTTCCGACTCTTCAATGCATCCTGAAGGTATCAAGGCTGCGAAAGCAAGCAGGAATATTAGAAAAGGAAAGGCTATTGAGGACTATATGACCATTATGGAGGGCAAGATGGAAGAACTGGCGAGGAAGGAGAAACTGTCGAAGCTGGCGATATTAGACACTCTCCTTGCTAAGAAGGATCCACTAAGTTTGAGTGAAGAAACTGTTAAGAACAAGTTGTTGGTCGATCTGTTCTAGTTTTACAAGTTCTAAGTCTCTATCTTCTGTAATATGTTTCAAAATGTTGCTTTTGTCATCGTCTAGGTTCTAGTTTTACAAGTTCTAGGTTTGTCTCCTATGTGATATGTTCTATGTTTGATATAATGATAATTTCCATTTCGTATCGTATCAGTTTCTGTCTTGTGTTCTAAGCTTGtgaaaaagtatatttttgtcTTGTGTTCTAAGCttgtgaaaaaatatatttttgtttgcgttctaagctttttattattttcaggaCATGAGATTGGATTATAGCTACACGCAGCTGTCAGATTCAGAGGATTATGGTTTAGGGAACACAGCAGTCAGTGGCCACATCTCCACATAAATGAATATACTCCTGGACCAAGCAGAGATCGAAGACACGCGGGTTCAGTACCCTCTGCAGCCGGAGGTTGAGTTCGGCTTCCCCAAGGAATGTTACTGTGGTCGCGAACCGGTTATTAGGACATCTGTCTCAAGAACTGACCCTGGGAGAAGGTTCTACACCTGTGAGAACATCGACGATGGAGACTGCCATGTATACAAGTGGTGGGATGTAGCTGCTACAGAGTAGATCAAAGCAATAGGTACACAGTATGCTCTCCTTTCTGATAAGGTGGACTATATTGCGGCTGTTAGTGACTACGAGTCAGAACTAAACCAGGTAAAAGATCTCCATCATGAGACTGAACTGAAGTTGGTTGTGCTTGAGAAGACTCTCGCTGAGTTATCAAAGAAAATTTCTCCATTTGGTAATCGGTTTGAAGTCGTACTAGGTGGTCTGGTTCTTGTAGTAATGGTAATGGTTGTGTTTGTAATGTTTAAGTATGTTTGAACTAAGAGGAGAGTGAACTAAGTAGCTTGGTGTTTTGGTAAGTGGTGTTTCGTACGACGTATAAATTGATCATGTATTTTGGATAATGTATTTGTTGCAATGAACAAGGAGACTTATAAATTGATCATGTGATGTTTTATAAGTACTATGTTTTGTTATTTCTAATTGATCATGTGATGTTTTTCAATCTTATGTCAACACATTTGTTTCGTTTTTCATCACCAACCAAACAAAGAATATCTATACTTAACAATCACACACTAAGTTTAATAACCCGTGACTCTCCATCACATGTCATTGTTTCTTTCATCACCAACTCACGGACTTGCACaacaaaatatgtataaatatgaGCTTGCTCTTGTGATGACAAATACATAAACAATCACATCCCACTTCTCTCTTATTTCCTTACCAATTTCACAAAAACATTCTTCTCCCTTATTTCCTAAACAATCACATCCCACTTCTCGATATATTGAAAATGGCATCTTCATCCCATTATCATTACCacagagatgatgatgatgatgattttgatAACCCCATTGAAGATTTTTTAAACAACTCTGATCCTATACCAGAACCAAAAGAGCAGAAAAAGCGTATTTTTATAGAGAGAAACCGAGAAGAAGGCCACATCCAGctttggaatgattattttagcGAGAATCCAACATACTCTACCAATTTTTTTCGGCGACGGTTTCGGATGAACAAAGAATTGTTCCTCCGTATTGTGCATCATCTCTCCACAGAAATACCGTATTTCCGACCATCAGAAGATGCAACCGGACGGTCAAGTCTTTCACCTCTACAAAAATGTACTGCAGCAATTCGACAATTGGCATACGGTGGTGCGGCTGATACAGTAGACGAATACATCCGTCTTGCTGAAACAACGGCTCGAAAATGTTTGCACAATTTTACCGCCGGAATAATCACCTTGTTTAGCGGTGAATACCTACGACGTCCCACACCGGAGGATCTGGAAAGACTACTACATATTGGAGAAGAACGTGGATTTCCGGGGATGATTGGAAGCattgactgtatgcattgggagtggaagaattgtcctaccgcttggaaaggaatgtattcacgaggTACCAGAAAACCAACTATTGTCTTGGAAGCGGTAGCTTCGTATGACCTCTGGATATGACACGCGTTTTTTGGAGGTCTaggtactatgaacgatcttaatattcttgatcgatcacctgtttttgatgacattattaacGGCATCGCGCCACAAGTAAACTATAATGTCAACGAAACGGAGTACCATCTGCCATATTATCTAACAGATGATATTTATCAGAAATGGGCGACTTTTATTCAATCAATCCGACTACCACAAACTGAAAAACAGTCATTGTTTGCTAAGTCCCAAGAATCAGTTCGAAAAGATGTTGAGCGTGCCTTCAGAGTCCTGCAAGCAAGATTTGCCGTTGTCAAAAATCCATCTAAGTTATGGGATAAAGAGAAAATAGgaaatattatgagagcatgtatcatactccataatatgattgtcgaagatGAACGTTCATCATTCCCTCAGTAAAACAAATTTGAGTttcaagaaagagaagaagtggatacATTTTCCGTCAACATGCCTTCGAATCTCGGCAGTACAATGGATCGTCGAACGAGCCTTCGGAATAGACAAGCCCATGAACAATTAATAAATGAtctaattgaaaatatttgggcTAAATTTAGACattttccaaataacatataatttataagtttcTATGATTTGAAAAAGTTGTGTGTTTGCTTTTATTTCTAaagtttgtatttctttttttttaatgtaatgtaataaaatgtttgtaattttctattaaatgaatgaatttctttttcttattagttATTCAACTTAAAATGGTAATATGTTTAATCTTATATATGTTactagttatttaaaaaaaaaaattaacctaaGGACCAACAAAAAGTTCCACCAATAATCACCATTTTCATTAAAAGTCCTTAACAATGTCCTAATctataaataacaataaaaaactctAAGGACCACCAATTAAGTCCTAttgataatcatgctcttaaaactcttatttaagagccggttcttaatttttttagttaaaagttaagagacagtttcttatattccgctaaaaactcCACCCTAAGAATCCtccgataatcatgctcttacatTCCAAGacattcttttatatataaacagGTGGTTTATACTTGGTTTACCTTTAACCGATTGATTCAAGTCTTGTGCATTGTCATAAAATAAATTGTCTTGACAAATAAATAGTAGAATAAATTATTGGATATGTTCAGTGACTGTATTATTAAGAAATGCAGGAACACGTGAGTAGAGGTTGCAAAAGAAAGAGTCAAGAAGGTGGCAGAGAAGCGGACCACACCAAGTAGAAGTGTGTTCTGTTGATTTCGCTACGCAAAGCCAAAAGAGACTTAAACTGAAACGGCCGAAACGAATCTTAAATGAAGATTAAActctgttctctctctctctcactctctccttttctcACTGGCTGGGCTCTCTGCCCCAAGTCACCACCCTTTCTCTGCAAAAACATCTGCTTCTTACCCTAACATATGTCtcccttctctctttctctctccacACAACGATCCATTTTCTATTATTATCACCTCTCATCCATCACACTCTTATTTACCACTCTTGCCACACAcaaccatcttcttcttcctcatctttcAAGGGGCTTTAGGGTTTTGGATACTCCACATTGTACACCACTCCGTTCAATACTCCTTGGTATTCTCGAATCTTGACGCTCGGGGTTTCCTATTTGTCGTTTCTTTATttgatatcaatattaaatcgttccaaaagttttgtttttatttcttcttcataTATTATCTGGGACTCTGTTTTATGTGTTCTTTGAGCTCTGTGACtgttaatataataatatttgttgcTCCAATATGTTTTCGTGTTACCACATTTGCATCGTTTAGCTTAGTTTATACTTTGACTTTTTTTTATGTCCCCTTACTAAAATGGTTGTTTGCATCTTATTTGTTAGGCAAGAGATGATGGTTGTGGAACCTTAAAGTTTGAGAAGAGTGAGCTTgagtttttttacttttgtttgaaaaatgAGGGAGACTAGGAGGCATTCTGTAGATGTTCCCATCACAAGAACGCTCGTGGCTCTTAGAAGGGTTCGGTCACTTAGAGATCCTTGCACCAACTCAATGAGCAAGGTTGCTTCTTTGCTCGAAAACGTCAAATGGGAAACTGGTTCCAACAATGTGGGTCTGATTCCTTTTGAATCATACTCATTAATGGAGGAGCTACAGAATGGCTGTGACCTTCACAAGCTGAGCAAAAGGGTGATCGATACTGAAGGAGACGCTTGCTCCACAAAGTTAGCTAGCTCGCTTGGTGATTACGGTAGCCACATAGGTAGTCCAATGACCTCAACAAACCATAGTTATAACGATGAAGATGTTGATTTTGAGAATGAATGCAACCGTGGCTGCGGAATATCCTCTTGCTGGTCAAGAACACCCAAGTACAGAGGATCATCAAACCAGTACTCTGACGTAGAAGAGCATCATCATCTACTCTCTAGTAACAACGAGAGCAATGCTGTGACACCGAGGAGTCACGAAACTGTTACGTCAAGAAGTCTAACTCAGAAATTCAAACCAAAGTCTTTCGACGAGTTAATCGGACAAGAAGTCGTAGCCAAACGTCTCTTGCCCACCCTTCTGAGAGGAAGAATCACTTCTCTTTACCTGTTCCACGGTCCTCGCGGGACTGGCAAAACATCAACCTCTAAGATATTCGCTGCTGCTTTAAACTGTCTCTCACAGGCGCCACATAGTACTAGAAGACCGTGCGGCTTGTGTAGCGAATGCACTTCCTACTCGGAGATAGACTCGGTTAAACTAAACCGGCCTAGCTACCTCAGATCTCTCATCAAAACCGCGTCTCTTCCTCCCGTTTCGTctagatttaaagtttttataatcGATGAGTGTCAGTTACTATGCCAAGAGACTTGGGGAACTCTCTTGAACGGTTTGGAGAATGTCTCTCAGCGTTCGGTTTTTATTCTGGTCACATCAGAGTTAGAGAAGCTGCCGCGCAACGCTCTCTCGCGGTCTCAGAAGTATCATTTCTCTAAAGTATGCGACGCGGATATTTCGAGAAAGCTGGTAAAGATTTGTGTGGAAGAAGGTATTGAGTTTGATCAGGGGGCGGTTGATTTCATCGCTTCTAGATCTGATGGTTCGCTTCGTGATGCTGAGATAATGCTTGATCAGTTGAGTTTGATTGGTAAAAGAATAACGACGTCTTTGGCCTACAAGCTTGTAAGTTAGTTAAACACATCtttcttcatgtttttttttttttaataggtgTGAATAAAAGTCacgttttgttttatttttgtagattGGGGTTGTTTCTGATGATGAGCTGCTTGATTTGCTTGATCTTGCATTGTCTTCTGATACTTCGAACACGGTTATAAGGGCGAGGGAGCTTATGAGGTCTAAGATAGATCCAATGCAGCTTATTTCGCAGCTAGCTAATGTCATTATGGACATTATTGCTGGAAAATGTCAAGAAAGTAGTTCAGCAACCAGACTTGGGTTTATTACAAAGCATACATGTAACTGAATGCACCCGAATgtgatttaattttaatattagcgTTAATGAGTCTTGACCTATTGTCATATTATACAGCTGAAGAGGAAATACAGAAACTGAATAACGCGTTGAAGATACTGTCTGATGCTGAGAAACACTTGAGAGCATCTAAAAACCAGACAACCTGGCTCACTGTTGCTCTTCTTCAACTTAGCAACGCTGACTCGTCTTCTTTTGCAACTAATGAAAATGAATTGTGTTTAAAAAGGCAAAGAAACAATGGTACGTAACtgatatataatgttttttcttctatattcaTGTTTCCTGCTAGCTATATAACTGACCGTGGTACTATATGTAGATGTAGACCTCTCTAGCACATCATCGGATTGTCCTGGTGATGTCGTCAAATCAGAAACCGAAGAGTGTCAAGAGAAAAACGGTATAGAAACAGTTGAAACTGTGTGGAAAACAGTCATAGAGTTGTGTTGTTCAGATTCACTAAAGAGGTTTTTGTTGAAACGAGGGAGGTTAACTTCTCTTATTATTAACAAAGGTAACGTTAATTTCTTTATCAAAGAGTGCTGAAGACTCGTTCTTGATAAGTAAATccattttttgtctttttcagatTCAGGTGTGGCAATAGCTGAACTTGAGTTCTACACACCTAAACATGTAACAAGAGCCGAGAAATCATGG contains these protein-coding regions:
- the LOC106403474 gene encoding glutathione S-transferase T3-like; translation: MGLLNNVHSNNVQENFPYESYPSTVDIGASEIPPFSSQQSEAPSQPQDTPVERMVRRKWTPRDDEVVISAWINTSKDAVVGNSMKLQTFWKRVDDYFAATLHEKIENVHCKQRWNKINDQTNKFCAAFAAAERQITSGQSDNDVLKLAHEIFYSDQGQKFTLEHAWCVLRHEQKWISLNTPTPTGSKRKSGEVSSQTSSAAVGEVSSDSSMHPEGIKAAKASRNIRKGKAIEDYMTIMEGKMEELARKEKLSKLAILDTLLAKKDPLSLSEETVKNKLLVDLF
- the LOC106375789 gene encoding protein STICHEL-like 2 isoform X2, which translates into the protein MRETRRHSVDVPITRTLVALRRVRSLRDPCTNSMSKVASLLENVKWETGSNNVGLIPFESYSLMEELQNGCDLHKLSKRVIDTEGDACSTKLASSLGDYGSHIGSPMTSTNHSYNDEDVDFENECNRGCGISSCWSRTPKYRGSSNQYSDVEEHHHLLSSNNESNAVTPRSHETVTSRSLTQKFKPKSFDELIGQEVVAKRLLPTLLRGRITSLYLFHGPRGTGKTSTSKIFAAALNCLSQAPHSTRRPCGLCSECTSYSEIDSVKLNRPSYLRSLIKTASLPPVSSRFKVFIIDECQLLCQETWGTLLNGLENVSQRSVFILVTSELEKLPRNALSRSQKYHFSKVCDADISRKLVKICVEEGIEFDQGAVDFIASRSDGSLRDAEIMLDQLSLIGKRITTSLAYKLIGVVSDDELLDLLDLALSSDTSNTVIRARELMRSKIDPMQLISQLANVIMDIIAGKCQESSSATRLGFITKHTSEEEIQKLNNALKILSDAEKHLRASKNQTTWLTVALLQLSNADSSSFATNENELCLKRQRNNDLSSTSSDCPGDVVKSETEECQEKNGIETVETVWKTVIELCCSDSLKRFLLKRGRLTSLIINKDSGVAIAELEFYTPKHVTRAEKSWKMIADSFQSVLGCNVEIRMNLVISACSPPKSAKAAAAASLFFGLFSCSRRMLHTSYLTTTRTDYDYATKEQVVTNSLRSCQGNLLRARSVRSSANASSRMSSASDQGDANSALGDKISEDDADVLCWRRTPLGKGQGETKSNKSSRLMGRVLPCTEAG
- the LOC106375789 gene encoding protein STICHEL-like 2 isoform X1 codes for the protein MRETRRHSVDVPITRTLVALRRVRSLRDPCTNSMSKVASLLENVKWETGSNNVGLIPFESYSLMEELQNGCDLHKLSKRVIDTEGDACSTKLASSLGDYGSHIGSPMTSTNHSYNDEDVDFENECNRGCGISSCWSRTPKYRGSSNQYSDVEEHHHLLSSNNESNAVTPRSHETVTSRSLTQKFKPKSFDELIGQEVVAKRLLPTLLRGRITSLYLFHGPRGTGKTSTSKIFAAALNCLSQAPHSTRRPCGLCSECTSYSEIDSVKLNRPSYLRSLIKTASLPPVSSRFKVFIIDECQLLCQETWGTLLNGLENVSQRSVFILVTSELEKLPRNALSRSQKYHFSKVCDADISRKLVKICVEEGIEFDQGAVDFIASRSDGSLRDAEIMLDQLSLIGKRITTSLAYKLIGVVSDDELLDLLDLALSSDTSNTVIRARELMRSKIDPMQLISQLANVIMDIIAGKCQESSSATRLGFITKHTSEEEIQKLNNALKILSDAEKHLRASKNQTTWLTVALLQLSNADSSSFATNENELCLKRQRNNDVDLSSTSSDCPGDVVKSETEECQEKNGIETVETVWKTVIELCCSDSLKRFLLKRGRLTSLIINKDSGVAIAELEFYTPKHVTRAEKSWKMIADSFQSVLGCNVEIRMNLVISACSPPKSAKAAAAASLFFGLFSCSRRMLHTSYLTTTRTDYDYATKEQVVTNSLRSCQGNLLRARSVRSSANASSRMSSASDQGDANSALGDKISEDDADVLCWRRTPLGKGQGETKSNKSSRLMGRVLPCTEAG